One window of Desulfobacca acetoxidans DSM 11109 genomic DNA carries:
- a CDS encoding glycosyltransferase family 2 protein: MKSRLSVTVITHNEEANIVDCLESASWANEIVVLDSDSTDRTVLWAKQFTDRVYSVPWHGFGKNKNQAIDEARMEWIFVLDADERITPALRREIQEILKGDGPADGYRVPRRNHFCGRFIRHLGWYPDYSIRLFRKANGRFIEREVHESVEINGSVGTLREPMLHYTYRTISDFVLRMDRYSTLAAQELLKQDKKPHFGELVWRPFFTFLSLYALKKGFLEGRAGYTLAFLYSTYNFLKYYKFRELHEQRAKDGGQPLED, from the coding sequence TCGTTGACTGCCTGGAGTCGGCGAGTTGGGCGAATGAGATCGTGGTACTGGATTCCGATAGCACCGACCGAACGGTCCTCTGGGCCAAACAGTTTACCGACCGGGTCTACTCCGTACCCTGGCACGGGTTTGGCAAAAACAAGAATCAGGCCATTGATGAGGCCCGAATGGAATGGATTTTTGTCCTGGACGCCGACGAAAGGATTACCCCGGCCCTGCGCCGGGAGATTCAGGAGATCTTGAAGGGTGACGGCCCGGCCGATGGCTATCGGGTCCCACGCCGAAACCATTTCTGCGGACGTTTTATCCGACATCTGGGCTGGTATCCGGACTATTCCATCCGCTTGTTTCGCAAGGCCAACGGCCGTTTTATCGAACGCGAGGTCCACGAGAGCGTAGAGATTAACGGTTCCGTGGGGACCCTGCGGGAACCGATGCTGCACTACACCTATCGGACCATCAGCGATTTTGTCCTGCGCATGGACCGTTACTCCACCCTGGCGGCCCAGGAGCTGCTCAAGCAGGATAAAAAGCCCCACTTCGGGGAGCTTGTCTGGCGGCCTTTTTTCACCTTTCTAAGTCTCTATGCCCTTAAGAAAGGATTTTTGGAAGGCAGGGCCGGCTATACCCTGGCTTTTCTCTACAGCACTTATAATTTCCTGAAATATTATAAATTTCGAGAGCTGCACGAACAGCGGGCTAAAGACGGAGGTCAGCCCCTTGAAGATTGA